GCGCTCGTGACCTCGGCGTGGGGTACCGCAATTTGTTCCCGGCACGGAACCATCAAGATCTGGACAACCGTGTGGTTCTAGGATCCGCCACGAAAAATGGAATTTGGCGCCCGCCATCTCGAGTGGAATTTTGGAAAGGCTCAGGTAGAGGCGACGGCATCCGCCACGAGAAAGTGGAACCTACAGATTCCACGACGTAGCGCTGGGCGCGGCGCCCGGAGTCGTCCATGGCCAGGCGGACTAGGTGATGACCAGCGCCAGGGCTGCTGCGGCAGCCACCTCCACCAAGCAGTAGAACCAGTTGGGGTAGAACGGCGTTCGGTCGCCGCATAGCGCCGCGATCACCCGTCCGAACGCCATTCCGGCCAGAGCCACCGCGACGGCGAGCACGATGCCGGTGCGGACCTGCGGTTGCAGCAGGCCATAGCCGAGTACGCCCGCGACCGCGACACCGAAGCCGCCGTAGACCGCACGCACCTCGGCGCGTGCTTCCGGGCGCTCGAGGACGATGCCGAACGGTTCGATGAGGCTCGCCGGTGCCGCCAGGCCGTAGAGACCCATCCCGAGGAAGAACACGGCGACGATGGTGATTACCACAGGGGTCATATCGGCAGTATCGGGGCGAGACCACGACGGCGTCGACGACGGGCACCCCACAGATCAGGCCACGAGCGCGGGGCTGGCGTCCAAGTCGCTGACTACCGTGCGCTTGCGCATTCGTTTCCGGCGCCCAACGACAGGCGGCGCGGATGAAGACTCGCCGCGGTCAGCGGGTGACGACGACCTTGCCGGTCATACGGCCCGACTCCACGAGGCGGTGCGCTTCGCGCAGCCCGGCCGCGGAGAAATCCGTGATCGTCTCGGTGACGGTGCTGCGTAGCTCGCGGCGGTCCACCATCGCCGCCACCTCGGTGAGCAGCCGCTGCTGGGCGATCATGTCCGGCGTCTCGTACATCGACCGCGTGAACATCAGCTCCCAGTGCCACGCGATGCTCTTGGCTTTCAGCCCGACCAGCTCGAGTCCCTCGGGCTCGTCTATCGCGGTGATGTGGCCGAAGGGCGCGACGATCGCGGCGTAGTCGTCGATGTTGCCGGCCGAGTGCGGGGAGAACAGGTAGCGCACGCCGTCCGGTGCCACCGCCAGGGTCTCATCCCGCAACCGGCGGTGGTCGACCACCACGTCGGCGCCCATCCGCTCAGCCCACCGCCGCGACTCGTCGCGGCTCGCGGTGGCGATGACCCGCACGCCGGTCAGCACCTTGGCCAGCTGGATCATCACCGAGCCGACCCCGCCCGCCGCACCGAGCACCAGCAGGTCGCCTGTCGACTGCGGCGTGAGGCCGAATCGGTCGAACAGCGATTCCCATGCGGTGATCGCCGTCAGCGGCAGGGCGGCGGCGTCGGCGAAGGACAGCGAGGACGGCTTGCGTGCGACGATGCGCTCGTCGACGGCCTGCAGCTCGGCGTTGCTGCCCGCGCGGGTGATGTCGCCTGCGTACCAGACCTCGTCGCCGACGGCGAGTGTCTCGACCGCCGGGCCGACCGCCTCGACGACGCCCGCCGCGTCGTACCCGAGGATCGCAGGTTCCGCCGACGGCGTCAGCCCGCGGCGCTGCTTCGTGTCGACTGGGTTGACCGACACGGCCTGCATGCGCACCAGCAGATCGCGGGGCCGCAGCTGCGGTACGGGGACGGTGACATCGCGCAGGCTGTCGTTCAGGTCGTCGGCGGCGAACGCGCCCACGGCGGCCATCGTTGCGGTCATGCCTTCTCCCAACTTCGCGGCACGATGGTTTCATCCCCGGCGTTGCATGGACCCGGACTGTGCTCAGCCCCGCCGACGACGCCTGAGTTTTGCTACCCGTGATCGAAAGGGTCAGCAGCCGCCCTCGGCGGCCGCCTTCACCGCGATGATGACCGCGGCCTGCTGCGCCGTCGACAACTGCCCCCAGGTGCTGTTGAACGTCGCCGGGCCCGGGGCCGCGTTGCTCTGCAATTCCTTCAGGAACGGTTCGACCAACGTCGACGGCTCACCGCCCTTGGCTTGCATCCACGTCTTCGTCGCCATGCAGGCCTGCGCATATTGTTCTTCGGTCGATTCGGCAGGCGCGTCAATGCGAGTGGTGACCCCACCCGGCGACGTGCCGACCGTGCCCGACGGCGCGGTCGCTTCCGTCGACTGCGCTCCGCCGTTCGACGGCGCCGGAGTCGTGGACGGGGACTTCCCGCCGCCGCCCGATGAGCATGCCGTCAGCACGGCGGCCACGCCCACGACACACGCCGCGGCGGCGGACAGGGAGCGACATCGGTAGGGGCGCATCGTTTCAATCTATGCAACACTGGCGGCCATGACGGAGCGGACCAGGTCCAGGGAGTGTTGTCGGTACTAGCCGACCCCCCGATCTGACCCTGCAACGTGCGGAAAGTTTCTCGTCATGCCGTATTCGGGCGCTGCCCTTTCGCTTGCCACATTCCCGTCCATCGCACCAGCCGTCTCCGCGCCCACCCGGCTGCGGTTGCCCGACCTGATGCACGCCACCGATCAGTACGCCGACGGCGTGCTGCGCGGCCAGTTCGACGCGCTGCTGCCCGCCGGTGGCCCACCCAGCGACGAACGCTGGTTCACCCGGCTGCACGCCGACGACGAGCTCGACGTCTGGCTGATCAGCTGGGTCGCCGGCCACACCACCGAGTTGCACGACCACGGCGGATCGCTGGGTGCGTTGACCGTACTCTCCGGCGCTCTGCACGAATATCGTTGGAACGGTGAGCGATTGCACCGCCGCCGGCTCGACGCCGGAGACCAGGCGGCCTTCCCGCTCGGGTGGGTGCACGACGTGGTCGGCGCACCGGCCGTATCCGCACCCGCCTCTGCCACACTGAGTGTGCACGCCTATTCGCCGCCGTTGACGGCGATGTCGTATTACGAAGTCACCGAGCGTAATACGTTGCGGCGCACACGCACCGAGCTGACCGACGCACCTGAGGGGAGCTGATCCGATGAGCAGCCGAATCGACCGCGTCCTGGCCGACGCCCGAGCGCGACTGCACCGGCTGACGGCGCAGGAGATCCCGGCGGCACTGCGACGAGGCGCCATCCTGGTCGACATTCGACCGGCCGCCCAACGCGCCGCCGAGGGCGAGACCCCGGCCGCGCTGGTGATCGAACGCAATGTGCTGGAGTGGCGCGCCGACCCGACCAGCGAGGCCCGGTTGCCCCAGGCCACCGACGATGACGTCGAGTGGGTGATCCTGTGCTCGCAGGGCTACACCTCGAGCCTGGCCGCGGCCGCGTTACAGGATCTCGGGCTGCACCGCGCCACCGATGTCGTCGGCGGCTATCAGGCGCTGGCCGCAGCCGACGTACTCGCCGAACTGAGCGAGCTCACTCCGGCGCAGTGACCATTCCGCGCAGGCGCTCGGTCTTCTCCGGTGTCCACCCCGGCGGCTGCAGGATCGCCGCCCACGCGTTGACGACGTCGCGCACATAACGGTGACCGTGCCCGTCGGGAACGTCGACGGCCACCGCCATGTCAGCCGACACCTGCAGGAACGTCACGATCGGAATCCAGTACATATCCGGCGATACGTCGTACCCGCGCGCCTCCCGTAACCAATCCGGTTCGGCGAACAGCAGATTCGGGTTCCACCAGCTGATCGGATCGGATGCGTGCTGGAGATAGACGATCCGCGGGTAGCCCCACGGCTTGTCGGGCCGGCCCAGATTGTCGGGACGTGCCGAGAACCGGATGTTCTGGCCTTCGTCGAAGATCGGCAGCCACATCGGGGATCCGGCGTCACGATTGACGGTGACGTCGTCCCACATCGTGTTGTTGAACGTCGGGCCGGAGAACAGTGCCCCATCGGTGCGGGCGATGATGTTGTTCGGGCTCAGGAACGGCGCCTCGCCGCCGAAGGATCCCAAGCTCTCGCCGAACACCACGATCTTGGGTCGCTGCGCCTCGGGCATCTCACGCAGCCGTGCGTCGACCGCCTCGAACAACGCCTGGCCTGCCTGCCGGGCGTTCTCCTTGTCCACCAGGAACGACAGCCAACTCGGCAGGAACGAGTACTGCATGCTGACGATCGCGGTGTCGCCGTTGTACATGTATTCCAGAGCGGAGGCTTCGGCCTCGTTGATCCAGCCCGTCCCCGTCGTGGTCGCGACGGCGATGACCTTGCGCTTGAATCCGCCGGCGCGCTCCAACTCTCGCGCCGCAAGCTCGGCGGACGCCTTGATTCCGTTGGCGGAGTTCTTGCCCGCGTAGGCCCGGATCGGTTCGACCGCGGGGTGCCGTTGAATTTGGTCAGCTCCTCGACCGACGGTCCACCGGCGACGAACGTACGGCCCTGATGGCCGACGGTGTCCCACGCGACCAGCGAGCCGGGGCCACCGGAGCGCAGTGGCGTCTTCGGGGCCGGGTTGTCCGGATCCATCTCGTCGTTCACTGAGGCGAAAGTGCTGTTCAGGAAGCTCATTCCGCCCCTGATCACCACGCCGTTGAGCACGGCGATCGTCAGGCTCAGCAGCAGCACCACCACAACCACGGCCGAAACACGCGGTGGCGCATACCGATTCAACAGGCGGACGAGATATCGGACGAGTCTGCCTACCAGCTGGCCGATTTCGACGAACAGGAACAGCACGACCACGCCGATGATCGCGGCTTGCGGGTAGTTGTACCACTGCAGTCGCGGCACACCCATCAGGTCACGAACGTGGTCCTGCCAGACGTGGAACCAGTAGATCGTCAGGACCAGCCAGACGACTCCGACGGCGACCAGCACCGGCCAGGACCACCGCGGCGGGCGCGGGCTGGCGGGCCGCGACAACATGAACCGCACCAGCCAGACGGCGAACACACCCAGCCCGTAGCCGACCGAGCCGGCCGCGCCGCTGACCAGGCCCTGGAACAGCGGTCCGCGCGGCAGCAGCGACGGGCTCAGGGACAGGCCCAGGAAGACCAGTCCGACGGCCGTCCCGGTGAACGTATAGCGGCGTTGCCACCAGTCCGGCTTGCTCTCCGGGGCAGGCGCCGCTTCGGCGGCCTCAGTCGGTTCCGACTCGGCGACGGTCACGTCAGCACCTTAGCGGTGCGTGAAGTTGGCAGGGCGCTTCTCGGTGAAGGCGGCCATCCCCTCGGTCTGGTCGTCGGTGGCGAACGCGGAGTGGAACAGCCGGCGCTCGTAGAGCAGGCCTTCGGTCAGTGTGGATTCGAAGGCCCGGTTGACTGCTTCCTTGGCCATCCGGGCGGCCGAGCGCGACATCTGCGAGATCGTCGTCGCGACGGCTTTGGCCTCGGTGAGCAGGTCGTCGGCCGGGACCACCCGCGACACCAGGCCGCTGCGCTCGGCCTCGGCGGCGTCGATCGTGCGGCCGGTCAGGATGAGGTCCATCGCCTTGGCCTTGCCGATGGCGCGGGTCAGCCGCTGCGAGCCGCCCATGCCGGGCAGGACGCCCAGTTTGATCTCGGGTTGGCCGAACTTGGCTGTGTCGGCGGCGATCAGCACGTCGCACATCATCGCCAGCTCGCAGCCGCCGCCCAGGGCGTAACCGGCGACCGCCGCGATGGTCGGGGTGCGGACGGCGGCCAGCTTGCCCCACGCCGCGAAGAAGTCCGCGTCGAAAACCTCGGAGAAGGAGAGTTCGGCCATCTCCTTGATGTCGGCACCGGCGGCGAACGCCTTCTCGTTGCCGGTGATGACGATGGCGCCGATACCCGGATCGTTGTCGAATTCGGCGGCGGCCGTGGTGACCTCGACCATCACCTGGCTGTTGAGGGCGTTGAGCGCCTTGGGCCGGTTGAGGGTGATGGTGCCGACCCGCTCATCGCGGTCGACCAGGATGGTCTCGAAGCTCGTTGTGGGGCTCACATGTCCTCCTCGAAGGTCAGGTCCGGGTCTGCCGGCGCGAAGTACTGTTCCACATCCTGCTCGGTCACCGCGGCCAGTGTCGGCGGGTTCCACGTCGGATTGCGGTCTTTGTCGATGATCTGCGCGCGGATCCCCTCGACGAAGTCATGGGAATCCAGCGACGCCGACGACACCCGGTATTCCTGCACCAGAACGTCTTCCAGGGTGTCGAGCTCGGCGGCACGCCGCACCGAGGCGAGCGCGACGGATGCCGCGATGGGGGAGCGGGACGCGATGAGGTCGCCGGCTTTCCTGGCGTCCTCGTCGTCGTGGCCGCGCAGGGCGGCGACGATGTCGGCGACGGTCTCGCCGGCATAGCATTCGTCAATCCAATGCTGTTGGGACAGAAGGTGACTGGCTGGCGGCTCGATGGCGAACGCCTGGACGGCGGCGTCCACACCGTCGGCGACGATCGCTTCGACGAACCCCTGCAGCTGTACATGCGGGACGTAGTGGTCGGCGAATCCGAGCGCGATGGCGTCGGCCCCGGAGAACGGAGCGCCGGACAGTGCGGCGTGCAGGCCGAGTTCACCGGGAGCCCGGGACAACAGATAGGTGCCGCCGACGTCGGGGACGAAGCCGATCCCGACCTCGGGCATGGCGACCTTGGAGGTGTCGGTCACCACGCGGACGCTGCCGTGCGCGGCGACGCCGACACCGCCGCCCATCACGATGCCGTCCATGATCGCCACGAAGGGCTTGGGGTAGCTGCCGATCCGGGCGTTGAGGCGGTACTCGTCGAGCCAGAACCGGCGAGCTTCGGAACCGTCGCCGCGGGCGCTGTGATAGATCGCCACCACGTCACCTCCGGCGCACAGGCCGCGTTCCCCCGCGCCGGCGAGGACCACCGCGCGCACGTCGTCGTCGTGCTCCCACTCGGTCAGCGCCCTGGCGATGATCTCGACCATGGTGTGGGTCAGCGAGTTGATGGCCTTCGGGCGGTTGAGTGTCAGGAAGCCGACACCCCCATCGACCCGGGTCAAGACTTCGTCGGATTCAGCCGTCACGGCGGTGCGGTCCTTCCGTCCCATCAAATTGGTTGGATGTCCTAGTATTTGGAAGGCAAAAGTACCAGTTGGCAAAAGATCGTCACCCGCCGGATGCCGCTCACAGGTAAGGTCAGGCTTTGTAGCGCCGGACACGCCGGGAAGAACGTTGTGGACTTCCTGGGAACTGGTTCCGGCAGCCGTTCGTTGACGGTGTGTTACGCGACTTCCAGGAGAGGATTCCGACGGTGCGGGAGACCAGCAACCCGGTATTTCGTTCACTGCCCAAGCAGCAGGGCGGATACGCACAATTTGGTACCGGTGTCGCCGGTGCCCAGCAGGTGGCTTACCAGACCGATCCCTACGCGGGTGCCTACCAGCCGCAGACCGGCGTCTCGCGGCCCATGACGATCGACGACGTCGTCACCAAGACCGGCATCACCCTCGGTGTGCTTTCCGTCGTCGCGGTCATCTCCTACTTCCTGGTCTCGGCCAACCTGGCCCTGGCCACGCCGTTCACCCTGATCGGTGGGCTCGGCGGGCTGGTCCTGGTGCTGATCGCGACCTTCGGCCGTAAGCAGGACAACCCGGCCATCGTTCTGAGCTACGCCGCACTCGAGGGCCTGTTCGTCGGCGCGGTGTCGTTCATCTTCGCCAACGTGGTGGTGTCCGGTGCCAACGCCGGTGTGCTGATCAGCCAGGCGGTGCTCGGCACCATCGGCGTGTTCTTCGGCATGCTCGTCGTCTACAAGACCGGCGCCATCCGGGTCACCCCGAAGTTCACCCGCATGATCGTCGCCGCGATGGTCGGCGTGCTGGTGCTGATGCTCGGCAACTTCGTGCTGGCGATGTTCGGTGTCGGCGGCGGCGAGGGCCTCGGCCTTCGCAGCGGTGGTCCGATCGCGATCATCTTCTCGCTGTTCGTGATCGCGCTGGCGGCCTTCAGCTTCCTGATCGACTTCGACGCCGCGGACCAGATGATCCGCGCCGGTGCGCCGGAGAAGGCGGCCTGGGGCGTGGCCCTCGGCCTGACCGTGACGCTCGTCTGGCTGTACATCGAGATCCTGCGGCTGTTGAGCTACTTCCAACAGCGCTAGCTGCTTCACCGTGCAAAGCCCCGGCCTGACGGCCGGGGCTTTGTCGTATGTGTGGTCGACCATCGAGGCAGACCTCACGGCTCTTCGCAGGGCCTTTTCGACGCACTCAGTTCTGACTCGATGGGCTGTGGATGGGTGCACACAGCAATGGCGGTTCACCGCAATCCTGTTCGAGTGCAGCGGGTGTTCATCGGAAGCGACGCGATAGCTGCGGGCGAGCTGACTCGGTACCAACTTCGGGCCCACTGCCGACGCATCTTTCCGGACGTGTACGCGTATGGGATTGGTGAGCTCTCGGTTCGTGACCGCGCGGCCGCGGCTGTCCTGTGGTCTCGGGGCCGGGCGGTCGTGACCGGTTTGGCGGCATCCGCAGTGCACGGAGCGAAGTGGATCGATCCATCGATACCGATCGAGCTCGCCTGTCCGAACAACAAGGCGCCGGCCGGGATCATCAGCCGCGCCGAGACGCTGTTCGATGACGAAGTGCACTCCATACCGGGTCTTCCGGTTACCACTTTGGCGCGCACCGCGTTCGACCTCGCGCGGCGCGGGACGGTGAGACAGGCGGTTACGCACGTCGATGCGCTCGCCAACGTCACCCGGCTGAACGTCGAGGACGTACTGGCACTGCTGCCACGTCATCGCAATGTGCGAGGGGTGCGCCGAGTGCCCGCCGTCCTCGACCTCGCCGACGCCGGATCGCAATCGCCGCGAGAGACCTGGTTGCGGCTGCTGCTGATGGCGGCTGGGTTTCCACGCCCCGAGACCCAGATCCCAGTGCTCAGAGATGACGGCCGTTCGCGCTACTTCCTGGATATGGGGTGGCGCGACGTGATGGTGGCTGTCGAGTACGACGGCGAGCAGCATCGCTTGGACCGCGGTATCTATCGCAACGATCGAACCCGATCGGAATTCATCGCCGACATGGGGTGGCGCCGGATTCGAGTGGTCGCCGGCGATCGAACTGCCGACATCATCGAACGGACCAGGCGCGCATGGACATCGAGTCAGACCCCAGGGCGATGAAGCGGCACCGATCGTCGCCCTGAGGT
This is a stretch of genomic DNA from Mycobacterium sp. ELW1. It encodes these proteins:
- a CDS encoding rhodanese-like domain-containing protein, encoding MSSRIDRVLADARARLHRLTAQEIPAALRRGAILVDIRPAAQRAAEGETPAALVIERNVLEWRADPTSEARLPQATDDDVEWVILCSQGYTSSLAAAALQDLGLHRATDVVGGYQALAAADVLAELSELTPAQ
- a CDS encoding Bax inhibitor-1/YccA family protein, whose translation is MRETSNPVFRSLPKQQGGYAQFGTGVAGAQQVAYQTDPYAGAYQPQTGVSRPMTIDDVVTKTGITLGVLSVVAVISYFLVSANLALATPFTLIGGLGGLVLVLIATFGRKQDNPAIVLSYAALEGLFVGAVSFIFANVVVSGANAGVLISQAVLGTIGVFFGMLVVYKTGAIRVTPKFTRMIVAAMVGVLVLMLGNFVLAMFGVGGGEGLGLRSGGPIAIIFSLFVIALAAFSFLIDFDAADQMIRAGAPEKAAWGVALGLTVTLVWLYIEILRLLSYFQQR
- a CDS encoding cysteine dioxygenase, which gives rise to MHATDQYADGVLRGQFDALLPAGGPPSDERWFTRLHADDELDVWLISWVAGHTTELHDHGGSLGALTVLSGALHEYRWNGERLHRRRLDAGDQAAFPLGWVHDVVGAPAVSAPASATLSVHAYSPPLTAMSYYEVTERNTLRRTRTELTDAPEGS
- a CDS encoding enoyl-CoA hydratase: MSPTTSFETILVDRDERVGTITLNRPKALNALNSQVMVEVTTAAAEFDNDPGIGAIVITGNEKAFAAGADIKEMAELSFSEVFDADFFAAWGKLAAVRTPTIAAVAGYALGGGCELAMMCDVLIAADTAKFGQPEIKLGVLPGMGGSQRLTRAIGKAKAMDLILTGRTIDAAEAERSGLVSRVVPADDLLTEAKAVATTISQMSRSAARMAKEAVNRAFESTLTEGLLYERRLFHSAFATDDQTEGMAAFTEKRPANFTHR
- a CDS encoding DUF4345 domain-containing protein yields the protein MTPVVITIVAVFFLGMGLYGLAAPASLIEPFGIVLERPEARAEVRAVYGGFGVAVAGVLGYGLLQPQVRTGIVLAVAVALAGMAFGRVIAALCGDRTPFYPNWFYCLVEVAAAAALALVIT
- a CDS encoding zinc-binding alcohol dehydrogenase family protein, whose amino-acid sequence is MTATMAAVGAFAADDLNDSLRDVTVPVPQLRPRDLLVRMQAVSVNPVDTKQRRGLTPSAEPAILGYDAAGVVEAVGPAVETLAVGDEVWYAGDITRAGSNAELQAVDERIVARKPSSLSFADAAALPLTAITAWESLFDRFGLTPQSTGDLLVLGAAGGVGSVMIQLAKVLTGVRVIATASRDESRRWAERMGADVVVDHRRLRDETLAVAPDGVRYLFSPHSAGNIDDYAAIVAPFGHITAIDEPEGLELVGLKAKSIAWHWELMFTRSMYETPDMIAQQRLLTEVAAMVDRRELRSTVTETITDFSAAGLREAHRLVESGRMTGKVVVTR
- the lpqV gene encoding lipoprotein LpqV, producing MRPYRCRSLSAAAACVVGVAAVLTACSSGGGGKSPSTTPAPSNGGAQSTEATAPSGTVGTSPGGVTTRIDAPAESTEEQYAQACMATKTWMQAKGGEPSTLVEPFLKELQSNAAPGPATFNSTWGQLSTAQQAAVIIAVKAAAEGGC
- a CDS encoding enoyl-CoA hydratase/isomerase family protein, with product MTAESDEVLTRVDGGVGFLTLNRPKAINSLTHTMVEIIARALTEWEHDDDVRAVVLAGAGERGLCAGGDVVAIYHSARGDGSEARRFWLDEYRLNARIGSYPKPFVAIMDGIVMGGGVGVAAHGSVRVVTDTSKVAMPEVGIGFVPDVGGTYLLSRAPGELGLHAALSGAPFSGADAIALGFADHYVPHVQLQGFVEAIVADGVDAAVQAFAIEPPASHLLSQQHWIDECYAGETVADIVAALRGHDDEDARKAGDLIASRSPIAASVALASVRRAAELDTLEDVLVQEYRVSSASLDSHDFVEGIRAQIIDKDRNPTWNPPTLAAVTEQDVEQYFAPADPDLTFEEDM